A window of Rhododendron vialii isolate Sample 1 chromosome 13a, ASM3025357v1 contains these coding sequences:
- the LOC131314721 gene encoding factor of DNA methylation 4-like gives MMFEKSYESNQKGKRDYFSPKHIGDVLFGWVARDEDFHSNSIVGEHLRKTGDLKSISEIEAECKRKNTKLVTNLTNMIEVKNKRLKEIECKYNETLMSLSEWMSEKDKMHKAYNEEITKMQQKACSQLESILEDHEHINKQIELQSKELARREKELEKREARNEDERRKLDSEKKMNERATLEQKIADENLLRLAEDQKREKENLHARILELQKKIDARQALELEVERMRGAIQVIGHMGEDGDLELKKKRDALQQDLAEKEQDLKDLESLSQALTIKERKSNDEVQQARKELINVFLTNQVIKKRIGCFREQVKS, from the exons ATGATGTTTGAGAAATCTTACGAATCAAACCAAAAGGGCAAGAGGGATTACTTTTCACCAAAGCACATTGGAGATGTGCTATTTGGATGGGTTGCTCGCGATGAGGACTTCCACTCTAACAGTATAGTTGGTGAACATCTCCGGAAGACTGGCGATCTGAAAAGTATTTCTGAAATTGAAGCTGAGTGTAAGCGGAAAAATACAAAGCTTGTGACGAATTTGACTAACATGATCGAGGTAAAGAATAAGCGGCTTAAGGAAATTGAGTGCAAATACAACGAAACTTTAATGTCACTGAGCGAGTGGATGAGTGAGAAAGATAAGATGCACAAAGCTTACAATGAAG AGATAACAAAGATGCAGCAGAAAGCGTGCAGCCAACTTGAAAGTATTTTGGAGGACCATGAACATATTAATAAGCAAATCGAATTGCAGAGCAAAGAGCTTGCGCGGCGTGAGAAAGAACTGGAGAAACGGGAGGCCCGAAATGAAGATGAGAGGAGGAAGCTAGACTCTGAGAAGAAAATG AATGAGAGAGCTACCTTGGAGCAAAAGATAGCAGATGAAAACCTTCTAAGGCTGGCAGAAGATCAAAAA agagaaaaagaaaaccttcATGCAAGAATTTTGGAATTACAGAAGAAAATTGATGCCCGGCAAGCCCTGGAGTTGGAGGTAGAGCGTATGAGAGGGGCAATACAAGTTATTGGACACATGGGTGAGGACGGGGATTTGGAactgaagaagaagagggatgCACTTCAACAAGATTTAGCAGAAAAGGAGCAAGACCTCAAAGATCTAGAATCCCTGAGTCAAGCTCTCACTATAAAGGAACGCAAAAGCAATGATGAGGTTCAACAAGCTCGCAAGGAGTTAATTAAT
- the LOC131314724 gene encoding flowering-promoting factor 1-like protein 1: MSGVWVFNNKGVARLITNPTRESFEQRDPSPHPGTATAPGARPRVLVYLPSNHAIHSYNDLHQRLAELGWTPYRNPHRSNHLLQFHRSDDSSDLISLPKSFADFKPIHMYDIVVKNRSFFEVRQLPA, translated from the coding sequence atgtCCGGCGTGTGGGTATTCAACAACAAGGGCGTGGCTCGACTGATCACCAACCCGACCCGCGAGTCCTTCGAGCAGAGAGACCCTTCACCCCACCCGGGGACTGCCACCGCACCCGGTGCACGCCCCCGGGTCCTGGTCTACCTCCCGTCCAACCATGCGATCCACTCCTACAACGACCTCCACCAGCGGCTGGCTGAGCTCGGCTGGACCCCTTACCGCAACCCTCACCGCTCGAACCACCTCCTCCAGTTCCACCGGTCAGATGACTCCTCGGACCTCATCTCTCTCCCGAAAAGCTTCGCCGACTTCAAGCCTATCCACATGTACGATATCGTTGTGAAGAACCGCTCCTTTTTCGAGGTCCGTCAACTTCCGGCGTAA